In Candidatus Zixiibacteriota bacterium, the genomic window CCTGCACTATCTCGAACGGTATGACGACGGCAGTGAGCGGTGTGTCTGCTGTGGGCTGTGTGCCGCGGCCTGCCCGGCCGATGCCATTTACATGGAGCCGGCCGAGAACGAAAAAGGCGAGCGCTTTGCGAAGATCTACGAAATCAACATGCTCCGGTGCATTTTCTGCGGTTTTTGCGAGGAAGCCTGCCCCGAAGAAGCGATCTTCCTCGGCCGCGAATACGAGTTTGCCACCGATAACCGCGACAGCTTTATTTACACCAAGGAGCAGTTGCTGGTGCCTTATCCGCGCCGCGAAAACCCGTTCAAGAAGCTGATCCGCCGCGTGCGCCGCGTTTATGGAGTGCCTGAAAGCCGCCGATGACACTTGACCTTGCCACATTTCTTGTCTCCGCCGTGGTTGCGGTGCTCGGCGCGACCATGATGATCG contains:
- the nuoI gene encoding NADH-quinone oxidoreductase subunit NuoI, with the protein product MTAKEVIRTIGDTLLKVPQGFAVTFRHLFKRPVTLDYPRKREPMSPRYRGLHYLERYDDGSERCVCCGLCAAACPADAIYMEPAENEKGERFAKIYEINMLRCIFCGFCEEACPEEAIFLGREYEFATDNRDSFIYTKEQLLVPYPRRENPFKKLIRRVRRVYGVPESRR